The Prosthecobacter dejongeii genome window below encodes:
- a CDS encoding DegT/DnrJ/EryC1/StrS family aminotransferase: MSVPLLDVNAQNHPLESELQAAFARVLQHGRFIMGPEMEVLENEIAEMVGVKHALAVSSGTDALLLALMALDIQPGDEVLCPAFTFFATAGAVSRLGAIPVFTDICPICFNMDVNDARAKITPRTKAIIPVHLFGQSADMDPLLALAEEKGLRVIEDGAQAIGSLYKGRACGAMGDFGTYSFFPSKNLGGFGDGGMLVTNDDNLAEFARVLRVHGSKPKYYHHYIGGNFRMDTVQCALLSVKVKRYAEYTAQRQANAAHYTEALLKLPGVVQADVSHCKCVSAQDAWLAGQGARLVLPVAYDHNTHIWNQYTVRVLDGQRDAFRDALQKAGIGCEIYYPLTLDQQPCFAHLPEASRLGCEVSHRMAQEVISLPIYGELSEAQRLEVIAAIAGWLNA; the protein is encoded by the coding sequence ATGTCCGTCCCACTTCTCGACGTCAACGCCCAGAATCATCCACTCGAATCTGAACTCCAGGCCGCCTTCGCGCGTGTTCTTCAGCATGGCCGTTTCATCATGGGGCCAGAGATGGAAGTGCTGGAAAATGAGATCGCTGAAATGGTGGGTGTGAAGCATGCCCTCGCCGTTTCTTCCGGCACAGATGCACTCTTACTAGCCCTCATGGCGCTGGACATTCAGCCTGGGGATGAAGTTCTTTGCCCAGCTTTCACTTTCTTTGCCACAGCAGGAGCGGTCTCTCGTCTGGGCGCCATTCCTGTCTTTACAGATATTTGCCCCATCTGCTTCAACATGGATGTGAATGATGCGCGAGCCAAGATCACGCCCCGCACGAAGGCCATCATTCCCGTTCACCTTTTTGGACAGAGTGCCGATATGGACCCGCTTCTCGCCTTAGCCGAAGAAAAAGGGCTGCGTGTTATCGAAGATGGGGCTCAGGCCATTGGCTCTCTTTATAAAGGCCGTGCCTGCGGGGCCATGGGAGACTTTGGCACCTACAGTTTCTTCCCCAGCAAGAATCTCGGTGGCTTTGGTGACGGTGGTATGCTAGTGACTAATGACGACAACCTCGCCGAGTTTGCGCGGGTGCTGCGAGTGCATGGTTCCAAGCCCAAATACTACCATCACTACATCGGTGGCAACTTCCGCATGGACACCGTGCAGTGTGCTCTCCTGAGCGTGAAAGTGAAGCGTTATGCCGAATACACGGCCCAACGCCAAGCCAACGCGGCTCATTACACCGAAGCTCTTTTGAAGCTGCCCGGTGTGGTCCAGGCGGATGTTTCACACTGCAAATGTGTGAGCGCCCAAGATGCCTGGCTAGCAGGGCAGGGGGCACGTCTGGTGCTGCCCGTGGCCTATGATCACAACACCCACATTTGGAATCAATACACCGTGCGTGTGCTGGATGGTCAGCGGGATGCCTTCCGTGATGCTCTGCAAAAAGCCGGCATCGGCTGTGAGATCTATTACCCGCTCACGCTGGATCAGCAGCCTTGTTTTGCCCATCTGCCTGAGGCTTCTCGGTTGGGCTGTGAGGTCTCTCACCGCATGGCGCAGGAGGTCATCAGCCTACCGATCTATGGTGAACTCTCGGAAGCTCAACGACTTGAGGTCATCGCGGCCATTGCCGGATGGCTCAATGCTTGA
- a CDS encoding cytochrome-c peroxidase, translating to MKNTLLLTTSLLSLWASPVLADALSDSYLAMFKPLPTEAPAADNELTEAKINLGRMLYYETRISKNGQMSCNTCHVLDKYGQDNLPFSPGHEGKLGGRSSPTVYNAALHIAQFWDGRAPTVEEQAKGPVLNPVEMGMPSADFVVDVLKSIPGYVEAFKSAFPGEADPINYNNFGKAVGAFERKLVTPSRWDDYLKGQKTALTAEEQKGYETFAKAGCATCHNGPAIGGAMYHKLGLVKAWPELKDLGRYEATKVESDKHFFKVSSLRNVSETGPYLHDGSVKTLDQMVRMMAEHQLGKTLTDAETDSIVTFLKSLTGEIPKDYIMQPKLPESGPKTPKA from the coding sequence ATGAAAAACACCCTCCTTCTTACCACCTCCCTGTTATCGCTGTGGGCCTCACCGGTCCTCGCCGATGCTCTCTCAGATTCCTATCTGGCCATGTTCAAGCCCCTGCCTACGGAAGCCCCGGCGGCAGACAATGAATTGACGGAAGCGAAGATCAATCTAGGGCGCATGCTCTACTATGAGACCCGCATCTCCAAGAACGGCCAAATGTCCTGCAACACCTGCCACGTGCTGGACAAATACGGCCAGGATAACCTGCCGTTTTCACCCGGCCATGAAGGGAAACTAGGCGGGCGCAGCTCTCCTACGGTCTATAACGCCGCACTTCACATTGCCCAGTTCTGGGATGGTCGTGCGCCCACTGTGGAGGAGCAGGCCAAAGGACCTGTGTTAAATCCGGTGGAGATGGGCATGCCTAGCGCCGACTTTGTGGTGGATGTGCTGAAGTCCATTCCTGGATATGTGGAGGCTTTTAAATCCGCCTTTCCTGGCGAGGCAGATCCTATCAACTATAATAACTTTGGCAAGGCCGTGGGCGCCTTTGAGCGCAAGCTGGTCACGCCCTCTCGCTGGGATGATTACCTGAAAGGCCAAAAGACAGCCCTCACGGCTGAGGAGCAAAAGGGATATGAAACCTTCGCCAAAGCTGGATGCGCCACCTGCCATAACGGGCCTGCCATCGGCGGTGCCATGTATCACAAACTGGGTCTCGTCAAAGCCTGGCCTGAACTCAAAGACCTCGGTCGTTATGAGGCGACGAAGGTGGAAAGCGATAAGCATTTCTTCAAAGTCTCCAGCCTCCGCAATGTCAGTGAAACCGGGCCTTACCTCCATGATGGGTCGGTGAAAACACTGGATCAAATGGTGAGAATGATGGCGGAGCATCAGTTGGGCAAGACGCTCACAGATGCAGAAACCGATAGCATTGTGACGTTCCTGAAGTCGCTCACGGGCGAAATTCCGAAGGACTACATCATGCAGCCGAAGCTGCCTGAAAGTGGCCCCAAGACCCCGAAGGCGTGA
- the rpsM gene encoding 30S ribosomal protein S13 — MARLLGVEIPNEKKIEYSLPYIYGIGLPLSRKILAASNIDPNVRAGELTDDQIALVTQVIQGMGIVYEGDLRREQGMHMKRILGINCYRATRHRRGLPVRGQRTHTNSRTRKGPRKTVGAQSKPGKK, encoded by the coding sequence ATGGCACGCCTACTTGGAGTCGAAATCCCAAACGAAAAGAAGATCGAATATTCCCTGCCTTACATTTATGGCATCGGTCTTCCCCTGAGCCGCAAAATTCTTGCCGCTAGCAACATTGATCCTAACGTCCGCGCTGGAGAGCTTACGGATGACCAGATTGCACTCGTCACTCAGGTGATCCAGGGCATGGGCATCGTGTATGAAGGTGACCTTCGTCGTGAGCAGGGTATGCACATGAAGCGCATCCTTGGCATCAACTGCTATCGCGCCACTCGCCACCGCCGTGGCCTGCCAGTTCGCGGTCAGCGCACTCACACCAACTCCCGCACTCGCAAAGGTCCTCGTAAGACCGTCGGCGCGCAGAGCAAGCCTGGTAAGAAGTAA
- a CDS encoding tetratricopeptide repeat protein: MKLSRVFHFILVMAAVGHAQEKPTEEVRKKLEETYQLQQAQRYSEALLKLDEIEALAPELSDLYNMRGAIYLTPALRDFDKAQPLLDKAEYLAPNAIAPKFNKAELLFVKHEWAAAAAALQKLLDDFPKLQQNLRHLTLYKRLVCEVKLEKLDEAAKTLKDHFTFMDDTPAYYYSQAAIAFGKKDGTAARDWLARAQGIYKPAEVTAYVDTLMEARWVDNISLPPVEK, translated from the coding sequence ATGAAACTGAGCCGTGTCTTCCACTTCATCTTGGTGATGGCTGCCGTGGGCCATGCCCAGGAAAAGCCCACCGAAGAAGTTCGGAAAAAACTGGAGGAGACTTATCAGCTCCAGCAGGCCCAACGTTACTCAGAGGCGCTGCTCAAGCTGGATGAAATCGAGGCTCTGGCACCTGAGCTTTCAGACCTGTACAACATGCGTGGTGCCATCTACCTCACCCCTGCCCTACGCGACTTTGACAAAGCCCAACCTCTCCTGGATAAGGCTGAATACCTAGCCCCCAACGCCATCGCGCCGAAGTTTAACAAGGCTGAGTTGCTCTTCGTCAAACATGAGTGGGCCGCAGCCGCAGCGGCTCTGCAAAAGCTGTTGGATGACTTCCCCAAGCTGCAACAAAACCTCCGCCACCTGACGCTCTACAAACGTCTCGTCTGCGAAGTGAAACTTGAAAAACTGGATGAAGCGGCCAAGACCCTCAAAGACCACTTCACTTTCATGGATGACACGCCTGCCTACTATTATAGCCAAGCGGCCATCGCCTTTGGCAAAAAAGATGGCACCGCTGCCAGAGACTGGCTGGCCCGAGCGCAAGGCATCTACAAACCCGCCGAGGTCACTGCCTATGTGGACACCTTGATGGAAGCCCGCTGGGTGGATAACATCAGCCTTCCCCCGGTGGAGAAATAG
- a CDS encoding glycine zipper domain-containing protein yields MKTSALSFLAALSLVSCATGPNAQTGTVIGALGGAAAGGIIGNQSGRGLEGAAIGAGLGALGGNAIGNAQDQRNQQYYQNQQYNNQYRRPTGYYPNGQPYYGNPY; encoded by the coding sequence ATGAAAACATCAGCACTCTCATTCCTTGCCGCTCTCAGCCTGGTTTCCTGCGCCACGGGACCCAATGCCCAAACCGGCACAGTCATCGGCGCACTCGGCGGCGCGGCAGCCGGCGGCATCATCGGTAACCAGAGTGGTCGCGGCCTGGAAGGCGCTGCCATCGGTGCCGGTCTCGGTGCCCTGGGCGGCAACGCCATCGGCAACGCGCAGGATCAGCGCAACCAACAATACTACCAAAACCAGCAGTATAACAATCAATACCGTCGCCCCACGGGCTACTATCCGAACGGTCAGCCTTATTATGGCAACCCGTATTGA
- a CDS encoding hydantoinase B/oxoprolinase family protein: MWRIATDTGGTFTDAFARNPQGYETRCKVLSTGVLRVRVLDILANGHLRVSGLPAMPDGFYTGFQAEIIHETFKAAFSILHYHPLPDSTGETGHSLLTVGAAVADLPEPFFLLDLTTGEEAPILATRLLTHTPLGQAFPPLELRLATTRATNALLERKGTRTALFITQGFGDLLRIGDQRRQDLFALHHEPRPLFFEATVEVKERLSADGEVLASLDEQTVIEQAKILVQQGIHHAAVALLHSHAHPQHEIRVGELLREVGFIHISLSSQIAPFTKILPRAQSAVANAYLTGPVESFIRGVARPLQGGTTSASLRILNSAGGLESTTAIKPKDLLLSGPAGGALGAANAAAHLGYPRVLTLDMGGTSTDVARIDGRPSYRFTQNVAGMQLLAPCVAIETVAAGGGSVCHWTPHGLAVGPESAGSYPGPACYGRGGPLTITDVNLLLGHFNPSRAPIPLDKNAARQRLYELFQQTSDYETPKDLLWACLDLAIEHMTDAIRRISVAEGYDPADYALLAFGGAGPQHACAVAERLGISTILAPEHAGILSAVGLHQAAPEKIAQRQVLRPLSECQEQVDEWVQQLVSEATRVLSPDAFTDVSPEIQTTSLLAELRLRGQDTPIQVTFEKAADLPQSYRSAYERLFGYLPPAHRVIELVSLRVVVALVPQDHTRPSTSRQTATGKIAGPLLIQDSFSTLVVHEGWEVQHVPGTAHILTRLDTAPLRPQNLSRDLLRHRLHSIVTDMGALLCRTSISTNIRERLDFSCALLNEKGHLISSAPHIPVHLGALGVCVREATRGFDLRPGDTLITNHPAFGGSHLPDVTLITPVFDSAETLRGYVANRAHHAEIGGITPGSMSASATCLAEEGVVISPQYLVRAGESCFDQLATALTQGQYPTRNLADNLADLHAQLAANLHGVERFLELAGETGSNLPHHLQAILDHSASVMRQKIPAIQPCQARQTLDDGSIIKVEVSNPTMEILRLDFSGTSPVHAQNLNATRAIVSSAILYCLRLLLQEDLPLNEGLLQPVEILLPEGSLLNPTFTGDTTRDPAVVGGNVEVSQRLVDTLLLAFKLQACSQGTMNNFLFGNEHFGYYETIAGGTGAGPGYAGSDALHSHMTNTAITDPEILEQRYPVRLRQFAIRHGSGGVGQWPGGNGVIREFECLAPLTFSLLTQHRLSAPYGLEGGGAGSPGQQVLIRGNEVRTLPASTSFLTQPADRVRIETPGGGGWGSVPGA, from the coding sequence ATGTGGCGGATCGCAACGGACACTGGAGGCACCTTCACGGATGCTTTTGCTCGAAATCCCCAGGGCTATGAAACGCGCTGCAAAGTGCTTTCTACGGGAGTTCTCCGCGTTCGTGTCCTCGACATCCTCGCAAACGGTCACTTACGAGTCAGCGGCCTGCCCGCCATGCCGGATGGTTTCTATACGGGGTTTCAGGCTGAAATCATTCACGAGACATTCAAAGCGGCCTTTTCCATCCTTCACTATCACCCGTTGCCTGACAGCACTGGTGAAACGGGACATAGCTTGCTGACGGTGGGAGCTGCAGTGGCCGACCTGCCGGAACCTTTCTTCCTCCTGGATCTAACCACGGGGGAAGAAGCCCCCATCTTAGCGACACGGCTTTTAACACACACGCCGTTAGGCCAGGCCTTCCCACCGCTCGAATTAAGATTAGCCACCACGCGGGCCACGAATGCACTGCTGGAGCGCAAAGGCACGCGCACCGCGCTATTCATCACCCAGGGTTTTGGGGATCTGCTGCGCATCGGCGACCAGCGTCGTCAGGATCTTTTTGCGCTCCATCATGAACCTCGGCCTTTGTTTTTTGAGGCAACCGTAGAAGTGAAAGAGCGGCTCTCAGCCGATGGGGAAGTGCTTGCATCTTTGGATGAACAAACAGTCATCGAACAAGCGAAGATCTTGGTGCAACAAGGCATCCATCATGCCGCTGTGGCCCTGCTGCACAGTCATGCACATCCGCAGCATGAAATTCGTGTCGGTGAACTTTTGCGAGAGGTAGGATTCATCCACATCTCCCTCTCCAGCCAGATCGCTCCCTTCACGAAGATTTTACCCCGGGCTCAAAGTGCCGTGGCGAATGCTTATCTGACAGGCCCTGTGGAGTCTTTTATCCGGGGTGTTGCCAGGCCATTGCAGGGCGGCACCACCTCCGCTTCGCTACGGATCTTAAACTCCGCTGGTGGCCTCGAATCCACCACCGCCATCAAACCCAAAGACCTTTTGCTGAGCGGCCCAGCAGGAGGGGCCCTCGGTGCAGCGAATGCAGCGGCGCATCTGGGCTATCCCCGCGTTTTGACTTTAGATATGGGCGGCACTAGCACGGATGTAGCCCGCATTGATGGGCGGCCCAGTTATCGTTTCACGCAAAACGTGGCTGGCATGCAGTTACTAGCCCCCTGCGTCGCTATCGAAACCGTGGCAGCGGGTGGGGGGTCCGTTTGCCATTGGACACCGCATGGACTCGCCGTGGGCCCTGAAAGCGCGGGCTCGTATCCAGGGCCTGCTTGCTATGGACGCGGCGGCCCGCTCACGATCACAGATGTCAATCTTTTGTTAGGCCATTTCAACCCTTCACGCGCCCCCATTCCCCTAGATAAAAACGCTGCACGGCAACGCCTTTACGAGCTCTTTCAGCAAACCTCAGATTATGAGACGCCGAAAGATCTATTGTGGGCTTGCCTCGATCTCGCCATTGAGCACATGACCGATGCCATCCGCCGCATTTCCGTGGCGGAGGGTTATGATCCTGCTGACTACGCACTGCTAGCCTTTGGTGGGGCCGGCCCCCAGCATGCCTGTGCGGTGGCGGAGCGTCTGGGCATCTCCACCATTTTGGCACCTGAACACGCAGGTATTTTGAGCGCTGTGGGCCTGCACCAAGCCGCGCCTGAGAAGATCGCCCAAAGACAAGTGTTACGGCCGCTCAGTGAATGCCAAGAGCAGGTGGATGAGTGGGTGCAGCAACTGGTCTCCGAGGCCACGAGGGTGCTCTCACCTGATGCGTTCACGGATGTCTCACCGGAGATCCAGACGACCTCACTCCTTGCGGAGTTGCGGCTGCGCGGACAGGATACGCCCATCCAGGTCACCTTTGAAAAAGCGGCTGACTTACCCCAGAGCTACCGCAGTGCTTACGAACGTCTTTTTGGTTATCTACCACCAGCTCATCGTGTCATTGAGCTGGTTAGCCTCAGGGTCGTTGTTGCTCTAGTGCCACAAGATCACACCCGGCCATCCACGTCCCGACAAACGGCAACTGGAAAAATCGCCGGGCCACTCCTGATTCAGGACAGCTTCAGCACACTGGTAGTGCATGAAGGCTGGGAAGTACAGCATGTGCCTGGCACCGCCCATATTCTCACGAGGCTCGACACAGCGCCCCTACGCCCCCAGAACCTCTCGCGGGATCTTCTTCGGCATCGGCTTCACAGCATCGTGACGGATATGGGAGCCTTGCTTTGCCGTACCTCCATCTCCACAAACATCCGCGAGCGGTTAGATTTCTCATGCGCTCTCCTCAATGAAAAAGGCCACCTCATTTCCAGCGCTCCGCACATCCCCGTGCACCTCGGCGCACTGGGCGTGTGTGTGAGGGAGGCGACACGAGGTTTTGACCTACGCCCTGGAGATACACTGATCACCAATCACCCGGCCTTTGGCGGCTCCCACCTGCCAGATGTCACCCTCATCACTCCGGTGTTTGATTCAGCAGAGACACTGCGCGGCTATGTGGCAAACCGGGCTCATCATGCCGAAATCGGCGGCATCACCCCAGGTTCCATGTCAGCCTCAGCCACCTGCCTCGCAGAGGAAGGCGTGGTCATTTCCCCCCAATATCTAGTGCGGGCAGGAGAGTCCTGTTTTGATCAGTTAGCCACCGCCCTCACCCAGGGCCAGTATCCGACCCGCAATCTGGCCGATAATTTAGCGGATCTCCATGCGCAGCTCGCGGCCAACCTTCACGGCGTGGAGCGGTTCCTGGAGTTAGCGGGAGAAACGGGCTCAAACTTACCGCATCATCTTCAAGCCATCTTGGACCACAGCGCCTCCGTGATGCGCCAAAAGATCCCTGCCATTCAGCCCTGTCAGGCCAGGCAAACCCTGGATGATGGGTCCATCATCAAGGTAGAGGTTTCAAATCCAACGATGGAAATCCTACGTCTGGATTTCAGCGGAACTTCACCCGTGCATGCGCAAAATTTAAATGCCACACGTGCCATCGTTAGCAGTGCTATTTTATACTGCCTGCGATTGCTTTTGCAGGAAGATTTACCGCTCAATGAAGGGCTACTCCAACCCGTGGAGATTTTGCTCCCTGAGGGCAGTCTTCTCAATCCTACCTTCACCGGAGATACCACCCGCGACCCCGCCGTGGTGGGAGGAAATGTGGAGGTGAGCCAGCGTCTGGTAGATACCCTGCTATTGGCCTTTAAACTGCAGGCGTGCAGCCAGGGAACTATGAATAACTTTTTGTTTGGCAACGAGCACTTTGGTTATTACGAGACGATCGCTGGCGGCACCGGCGCAGGCCCCGGTTATGCCGGGTCAGATGCGCTGCACAGCCACATGACCAATACAGCGATCACAGATCCCGAAATCCTCGAACAACGTTACCCCGTACGGCTGCGGCAGTTTGCCATTCGTCATGGTTCTGGGGGGGTGGGCCAGTGGCCCGGAGGTAATGGGGTGATTCGTGAGTTTGAATGCCTCGCCCCTTTGACCTTTTCGCTCCTCACTCAGCATCGTCTGTCAGCTCCCTATGGCCTGGAAGGTGGCGGCGCTGGGAGTCCTGGGCAGCAGGTGCTCATTCGAGGAAATGAGGTGCGCACATTGCCCGCTAGCACCAGTTTTCTCACGCAGCCCGCAGACCGGGTTCGCATTGAGACACCCGGCGGTGGTGGCTGGGGATCTGTGCCAGGAGCCTGA
- a CDS encoding GtrA family protein, with translation MISQLSSAAHFVRNNDWRTILAQVNSRDAHPLLQFIKYGICGLGAFITHQVIWVALSFWAFPSIDSSIPDETRALNSTISNSIAVLFSTAVAYVTNILWVFKSGRHSRAVEIASFFGIGVISFGGGLLAGPWLIKMFGLNTLVAQLSMAVTSVLINFVCRKFFIFKH, from the coding sequence ATGATTTCCCAGCTTAGCTCCGCCGCCCATTTCGTCCGCAACAATGACTGGCGCACCATTTTGGCGCAGGTGAACTCCCGAGATGCGCACCCACTGCTCCAATTCATCAAATATGGGATCTGCGGGCTGGGGGCCTTTATCACGCACCAGGTCATCTGGGTAGCTTTATCGTTCTGGGCTTTTCCTTCCATTGACTCCTCCATCCCAGATGAAACCCGTGCCCTCAACAGCACGATCAGCAACTCCATCGCGGTTCTCTTCAGCACTGCCGTCGCTTACGTCACCAATATTCTGTGGGTCTTCAAATCTGGGCGTCATAGCCGGGCGGTAGAAATCGCCAGCTTTTTTGGTATCGGCGTGATCAGCTTTGGAGGCGGCTTGCTGGCAGGGCCCTGGTTAATCAAGATGTTTGGTCTCAATACCCTGGTGGCGCAGCTCAGCATGGCCGTTACCTCCGTGCTGATCAATTTTGTCTGCCGGAAGTTTTTTATCTTCAAGCATTGA
- the rpmJ gene encoding 50S ribosomal protein L36, whose product MRVRTSVKPLCELCRVIRRKGVVRVVCKNPRHKQRQG is encoded by the coding sequence ATGCGTGTCCGTACATCCGTCAAACCTCTCTGCGAACTCTGCCGCGTCATTCGCCGCAAAGGCGTGGTCCGCGTCGTCTGCAAAAACCCACGCCACAAGCAGCGTCAGGGTTAA